One window of the Oncorhynchus keta strain PuntledgeMale-10-30-2019 unplaced genomic scaffold, Oket_V2 Un_contig_17556_pilon_pilon, whole genome shotgun sequence genome contains the following:
- the LOC118376719 gene encoding gastrula zinc finger protein XlCGF26.1-like isoform X2 has protein sequence MTSLIRRSRTFPAASHNPDQTHSESGHIFPLALRDLTISSSSFQPNRKSVPGEIPNPDSVKEPSSTASRLPGCGSYPCPQCGKCFSRAGDLKTHQRSHSGEKSASTFNVIVKEEEDEKEIYETVKREVKEEQESSGLVDPDTSRLSGRGRFPCHQCGKSFRSSGNLKNHQRVHTREKPFHCATCGKRFREKFNLTGHEKVHSGEKPYHCTQCGKSFNRSGSLKEHQRVHTGEKPYHCSLCQKSFSQPGNLKKHQRIHTGEKPYRCFLCGNSFGFAGNLKNHQRAHCGEKPYHCSQCGEGFPQLKSLKSHQKIHIGETPACTFNVIVKEEKDEKEMREVEEEDNSGVVDPDTSRLPDRYICPQCGKSFSTSSNLKNHQRVHTGEKPFLCSQCGRSFSEKVNLKRHERVHSGEKPYHCTTCGKSFNHSGSLTNHQRIHTGEKPFYCSLCGNHFRFAGDLKNHQRSHSGEKPYQCARCGEGFTQLRSLKSHERISIGGKPACAFNVIVQEEREVEGEESDVK, from the exons ATGACTTCGCTGATACGACGCTCACGAACATTTCCCGCAGCATCTCATAATCCAGACCAAACTCACTCAGAGAGTGGACACATTTTTCCTCTTGCTCTACGAGACCTCACCATTTCCTCAAGTTCTTTTCAGCCAAACAGGAAATCAGTTCCAG GAGAGATCCCCAACCCAGACTCAGTCAAGGAGCCCAGTTCCACAGCATCAAGACTGCCTGGTTGTGGGAGTTACCCCTGTCCTCAATGTGGGAAGTGTTTCAGTCGAGCAGGAGACCTGAAGACTCACCAGAGATCCCACAGTGGAGAGAAGTCTGCCAGTACATTCAACGTGATtgtcaaagaggaggaggatgaaaagGAAATCTATGAGACGGTAAAGAGAGAAGTTAAGGAAGAGCAGGAATCTAGTGGTCTAGTTGACCCAGATACATCAAGACTATCTGGTCGTGGTCGATTCCCCTGTcatcagtgtgggaagagtttccgTTCCTCAGGTAATCTAAAGAATCATCAAAGAGTACACACTCGAGAGAAACCATTTCACTGTGCCACATGTGGGAAGAGGTTCCGTGAAAAATTCAACCTCACGGGACATGAGAAGGTACATAgtggggagaagccttaccactgcacCCAGTGTGGGAAAAGCTTCAATCGTTCTGGAAGTCTTAAGGAACACCAAAGAGTacatacaggggagaagccttaccactgctctctTTGTCAGAAGAGTTTTAGTCAGCCAGGAAACCTTAAGAAACATCAGAGAATacatacaggggagaagccttaccgtTGCTTTCTGTGCGGAAATAGTTTTGGTTTCGCTGGAAACCTAAAGAATCATCAGAGAGCACACtgtggagagaagccttaccactgctctcagtgtggGGAGGGATTCCCTCAACTAAAAAGTCTTAAAAGCCATCAGAAAATACATATTGGAGAGACACCTGCCTGTACTTTCAATGTGATTGTcaaagaggagaaggatgagAAGGAAATGAGAGAAGTTGAAGAAGAAGACAATAGTGGTGTAGTTGATCCAGATACATCAAGACTGCCTGATCGTTACATCTGTCCTCAATGTGGAAAGAGTTTCAGTACCTCAAGTAATCTTAAGAATCATCAAAGagtacacactggagagaaaccttttCTCTGCTCCCAATGTGGGAGGAGTTTCAGTGAGAAAGTAAACCTTAAGAGACACGAAAGAGTGCATagtggagagaagccttaccactgcacCACATGTGGGAAGAGCTTCAATCATTCAGGAAGCCTTACAAATCATCAGAGAATTCATACAGGGGAGAAACCTTTCTACTGCTCACTGTGCGGAAATCATTTCCGTTTTGCTGGAGACCTAAAGAATCATCAGAGATCACACagtggagagaagccttaccaatgTGCTCGGTGTGGAGAGGGATTCACTCAGCTAAGAAGTCTAAAAAGTCATGAGAGAATATCCATTGGAGGGAAGCCTGCCTGTGCTTTCAATGTGATTGTCCAAGAAGAGAGAGaagttgagggagaggagagtgatgtGAAATAA
- the LOC118376719 gene encoding gastrula zinc finger protein XlCGF26.1-like isoform X1 has translation MTSLIRRSRTFPAASHNPDQTHSESGHIFPLALRDLTISSSSFQPNRKSVPASFFRSTQPTMSEPGSGCGVPAHRSSQQAPELLSVKLGDCSQTVELNVIVKEEGEERKINEGEEEEREEDRASVDSGEIPNPDSVKEPSSTASRLPGCGSYPCPQCGKCFSRAGDLKTHQRSHSGEKSASTFNVIVKEEEDEKEIYETVKREVKEEQESSGLVDPDTSRLSGRGRFPCHQCGKSFRSSGNLKNHQRVHTREKPFHCATCGKRFREKFNLTGHEKVHSGEKPYHCTQCGKSFNRSGSLKEHQRVHTGEKPYHCSLCQKSFSQPGNLKKHQRIHTGEKPYRCFLCGNSFGFAGNLKNHQRAHCGEKPYHCSQCGEGFPQLKSLKSHQKIHIGETPACTFNVIVKEEKDEKEMREVEEEDNSGVVDPDTSRLPDRYICPQCGKSFSTSSNLKNHQRVHTGEKPFLCSQCGRSFSEKVNLKRHERVHSGEKPYHCTTCGKSFNHSGSLTNHQRIHTGEKPFYCSLCGNHFRFAGDLKNHQRSHSGEKPYQCARCGEGFTQLRSLKSHERISIGGKPACAFNVIVQEEREVEGEESDVK, from the exons ATGACTTCGCTGATACGACGCTCACGAACATTTCCCGCAGCATCTCATAATCCAGACCAAACTCACTCAGAGAGTGGACACATTTTTCCTCTTGCTCTACGAGACCTCACCATTTCCTCAAGTTCTTTTCAGCCAAACAGGAAATCAGTTCCAG CCTCTTTTTTTAGATCTACCCAACCTACCATGTCTGAACCAGGTTCTGGTTGTGGTGTTCCAGCCCACAGAAGCTCACAGCAGGCTCCAGAGTTGCTGTCAGTGAAGCTGGGGGACTGCAGTCAAACAGTGGAACTCAATGTGATTGTAAAGGAGGAGGGCGAGGAGAGAAAAATcaatgagggggaggaggaagagcgagaggaggacagggcctcTGTTGACTCAG GAGAGATCCCCAACCCAGACTCAGTCAAGGAGCCCAGTTCCACAGCATCAAGACTGCCTGGTTGTGGGAGTTACCCCTGTCCTCAATGTGGGAAGTGTTTCAGTCGAGCAGGAGACCTGAAGACTCACCAGAGATCCCACAGTGGAGAGAAGTCTGCCAGTACATTCAACGTGATtgtcaaagaggaggaggatgaaaagGAAATCTATGAGACGGTAAAGAGAGAAGTTAAGGAAGAGCAGGAATCTAGTGGTCTAGTTGACCCAGATACATCAAGACTATCTGGTCGTGGTCGATTCCCCTGTcatcagtgtgggaagagtttccgTTCCTCAGGTAATCTAAAGAATCATCAAAGAGTACACACTCGAGAGAAACCATTTCACTGTGCCACATGTGGGAAGAGGTTCCGTGAAAAATTCAACCTCACGGGACATGAGAAGGTACATAgtggggagaagccttaccactgcacCCAGTGTGGGAAAAGCTTCAATCGTTCTGGAAGTCTTAAGGAACACCAAAGAGTacatacaggggagaagccttaccactgctctctTTGTCAGAAGAGTTTTAGTCAGCCAGGAAACCTTAAGAAACATCAGAGAATacatacaggggagaagccttaccgtTGCTTTCTGTGCGGAAATAGTTTTGGTTTCGCTGGAAACCTAAAGAATCATCAGAGAGCACACtgtggagagaagccttaccactgctctcagtgtggGGAGGGATTCCCTCAACTAAAAAGTCTTAAAAGCCATCAGAAAATACATATTGGAGAGACACCTGCCTGTACTTTCAATGTGATTGTcaaagaggagaaggatgagAAGGAAATGAGAGAAGTTGAAGAAGAAGACAATAGTGGTGTAGTTGATCCAGATACATCAAGACTGCCTGATCGTTACATCTGTCCTCAATGTGGAAAGAGTTTCAGTACCTCAAGTAATCTTAAGAATCATCAAAGagtacacactggagagaaaccttttCTCTGCTCCCAATGTGGGAGGAGTTTCAGTGAGAAAGTAAACCTTAAGAGACACGAAAGAGTGCATagtggagagaagccttaccactgcacCACATGTGGGAAGAGCTTCAATCATTCAGGAAGCCTTACAAATCATCAGAGAATTCATACAGGGGAGAAACCTTTCTACTGCTCACTGTGCGGAAATCATTTCCGTTTTGCTGGAGACCTAAAGAATCATCAGAGATCACACagtggagagaagccttaccaatgTGCTCGGTGTGGAGAGGGATTCACTCAGCTAAGAAGTCTAAAAAGTCATGAGAGAATATCCATTGGAGGGAAGCCTGCCTGTGCTTTCAATGTGATTGTCCAAGAAGAGAGAGaagttgagggagaggagagtgatgtGAAATAA